In Allomuricauda ruestringensis DSM 13258, the following proteins share a genomic window:
- a CDS encoding EamA family transporter, with product MAKSSNSALVILAFFAIYVIWGSTYLLNKIAVLELEPFMLASFRFTLAGLCIFLLAKIMGTSLRITKKQLLNTLIAGVLFLSIGNGLVVWALRYVDTGFAALEISSQPLIILLLMRILQGKKIQPMSVVGVVLGIIGIYLLVSQKQIIAQEESIVGMIMIFFCMFCWAYASLFVAKADLPTNYFVNTGYQMLFAGIVLSLMSLGFGEEWISPLAWSGEVQLAMVLLIFLGSIVAFTSFNYLLKAVSPEKVATSTYVNPIVALLLGWYFLDEQITLQSIIAAAILLTGVYFINTKKTLAIFERFKR from the coding sequence ATGGCAAAATCCTCTAACTCTGCTCTCGTCATCCTGGCTTTTTTTGCCATTTATGTGATTTGGGGCTCTACCTATTTGTTGAACAAAATAGCTGTATTGGAACTGGAACCCTTTATGCTGGCCAGTTTTAGGTTTACCTTGGCAGGACTCTGTATTTTTCTTCTGGCCAAAATCATGGGAACCTCCCTGCGAATCACCAAAAAACAACTTTTGAATACACTAATTGCAGGAGTGCTTTTCTTGAGTATTGGCAATGGTTTGGTAGTTTGGGCCCTGCGTTATGTGGATACGGGCTTCGCAGCTCTGGAAATTTCTTCCCAGCCTCTTATTATTCTTTTGTTGATGCGCATACTGCAAGGCAAAAAAATTCAACCCATGTCCGTTGTTGGTGTTGTTTTAGGGATAATAGGAATCTATTTATTGGTAAGCCAAAAACAGATAATTGCCCAAGAAGAGTCTATAGTGGGTATGATCATGATCTTTTTTTGCATGTTCTGTTGGGCCTACGCCAGTCTTTTTGTGGCCAAGGCAGATTTGCCCACCAATTATTTTGTGAACACGGGCTACCAAATGCTCTTTGCCGGTATTGTTTTAAGTTTGATGAGCCTTGGTTTCGGGGAAGAATGGATTTCGCCCTTGGCATGGAGCGGTGAGGTACAGTTAGCCATGGTATTGCTTATCTTTTTGGGAAGTATTGTGGCCTTTACCTCGTTCAATTACCTGCTCAAGGCCGTTTCTCCAGAGAAAGTGGCAACCTCTACCTATGTTAATCCGATTGTTGCCCTTTTGTTGGGCTGGTATTTTTTGGATGAACAGATTACACTGCAATCCATAATAGCAGCGGCCATTCTTTTAACAGGAGTATATTTTATCAATACCAAAAAGACATTGGCCATTTTTGAACGTTTCAAACGTTAA
- a CDS encoding OmpA family protein, with translation MKNIVLKGATAFLALTMIIGCDAIKNANNTQKGAAIGAGGGAVIGGVIGNNVGEGNTALGAIIGAVVGGAAGGYIGNRMDRQAERIEQEIPGAEVNRVGEGINVTFSGENGVYFDTNKSDVKGASATTLDKLAGIFMEYPKTNILVEGHTDSDGAADYNMGLSQRRAQAVTGYLVAKGISSGRFTTKWYGEEQPVESNDTASGKAANRRVELAIIASDELKEEAREQTEN, from the coding sequence ATGAAAAATATAGTTTTAAAAGGGGCAACTGCTTTTTTGGCGTTGACCATGATTATTGGTTGTGATGCCATCAAAAATGCGAACAATACCCAAAAAGGTGCCGCAATTGGCGCTGGTGGTGGTGCCGTTATCGGTGGCGTTATCGGTAATAACGTAGGAGAGGGCAATACTGCTCTGGGCGCTATTATTGGCGCTGTAGTTGGTGGTGCCGCCGGTGGCTACATTGGAAACCGTATGGACAGACAAGCCGAACGGATTGAACAGGAAATTCCAGGTGCAGAAGTAAACAGGGTCGGCGAAGGTATCAATGTTACCTTTAGTGGCGAAAATGGTGTTTATTTTGACACCAATAAATCTGACGTTAAAGGAGCTTCTGCCACCACATTGGATAAATTGGCCGGAATTTTTATGGAATACCCTAAAACCAATATTTTGGTGGAAGGACATACCGATAGCGATGGTGCAGCCGATTACAATATGGGCCTTTCCCAACGTAGGGCACAGGCAGTAACCGGTTATCTGGTAGCCAAAGGCATTTCCAGCGGACGATTTACTACCAAATGGTATGGCGAAGAACAACCTGTTGAAAGTAACGATACGGCGTCAGGTAAAGCAGCCAATAGACGTGTAGAGCTTGCCATTATTGCCTCTGACGAATTAAAAGAGGAAGCTCGCGAGCAGACTGAAAATTAA
- a CDS encoding DUF4251 domain-containing protein: MKSIVKVGAFLLLLTTFACASSKSHATPEELAALDKMLSNKQFKIEAKWAQPMASQGLNSIANAGLLPPGSTASRIDVSGSSGYLRMVGDSVKANLPFFGERQMGGYYDQDKAGIKFEGIPKNLSFSSNKKDTGKTIRFTISQESENFQVIAQLYPNGKARLAVSSSHRTNIWYQGNLSEYKEE, from the coding sequence ATGAAGTCTATTGTAAAAGTTGGAGCTTTCCTATTGTTATTGACCACGTTTGCATGTGCGTCGAGCAAAAGCCATGCAACGCCCGAAGAATTGGCAGCTTTGGATAAGATGCTTTCCAACAAGCAGTTTAAAATAGAAGCCAAATGGGCACAACCCATGGCCAGCCAAGGATTGAACAGTATCGCCAATGCCGGATTGTTGCCGCCTGGTAGTACGGCCAGCCGCATAGATGTTTCGGGCTCAAGCGGATATTTGCGCATGGTGGGCGATAGTGTAAAGGCAAACCTTCCCTTTTTTGGAGAACGCCAAATGGGAGGGTATTATGATCAAGACAAAGCGGGAATAAAGTTCGAGGGAATTCCAAAGAACCTTTCTTTCTCTTCCAATAAAAAAGATACCGGAAAAACCATACGGTTTACTATTAGCCAAGAATCTGAGAATTTTCAGGTAATTGCACAGCTCTATCCCAATGGAAAGGCTAGACTTGCCGTTTCCAGTTCCCACCGAACCAATATT